In one window of Verrucomicrobiota bacterium DNA:
- a CDS encoding antibiotic biosynthesis monooxygenase, translating to MSQLTVIAKLKAKGGAEDKLFEECRKLIAPTLAEEGCINYDMFRSVEDPGTIMFYENWANRPVWERHMESPHLKAFPNNTEGMVEVWDLFLGEKVASA from the coding sequence ATGTCGCAACTCACCGTTATCGCCAAATTGAAAGCCAAAGGCGGCGCCGAGGATAAACTCTTTGAGGAGTGTCGTAAACTCATCGCGCCGACCCTGGCTGAGGAAGGGTGTATAAACTATGACATGTTCCGCTCGGTCGAAGACCCGGGCACGATCATGTTCTACGAAAACTGGGCCAACCGTCCGGTTTGGGAGCGGCACATGGAATCTCCGCACCTGAAGGCGTTCCCGAACAACACCGAAGGCATGGTGGAAGTTTGGGATCTGTTCTTAGGTGAGAAGGTGGCTTCTGCCTGA
- a CDS encoding MBL fold metallo-hydrolase, with product MKITFYAHASFRLAADGLTVITDPYTPGPKGSGFDPINEPADLVIMSSATDSFHSDPSHVLGSPTVINALELPPEGKTVRGLQIRSFPAMESYTWDFGRDPDANALYLFTLGGIRVLHMGDIGNPILPAHLEALRGNVDLLLALAGAHATIGYDDLDAAIKAIQPRAIIPMHYYSPRGVLNILPVDDFLARYPAESITRVGGPQLELTPGSLPPAMHIYVLEQSR from the coding sequence ATGAAGATCACCTTTTATGCTCATGCCAGTTTTCGCCTCGCAGCTGACGGGCTGACCGTCATTACTGACCCTTACACGCCCGGCCCGAAAGGGTCCGGCTTTGACCCGATCAACGAACCCGCCGACCTCGTCATCATGAGTTCGGCCACCGATTCGTTCCACTCCGACCCGAGTCACGTGCTCGGCAGCCCAACCGTGATCAACGCGCTGGAACTGCCGCCGGAGGGAAAGACCGTACGAGGGTTGCAGATCCGTTCCTTTCCGGCCATGGAGAGTTACACGTGGGATTTCGGACGCGATCCGGACGCGAACGCGTTGTACCTCTTCACCCTCGGCGGCATCCGCGTGCTGCACATGGGCGACATCGGAAACCCCATCTTACCCGCCCATCTGGAGGCGTTACGGGGGAACGTCGACCTGCTTCTGGCACTCGCCGGTGCCCACGCGACGATCGGATACGATGATCTGGATGCCGCCATCAAGGCGATCCAACCCCGGGCGATTATTCCGATGCATTATTACAGCCCGCGCGGCGTGCTCAATATCCTGCCGGTTGACGACTTCCTGGCACGCTATCCGGCCGAGTCGATCACCCGGGTCGGCGGCCCCCAACTCGAGCTCACGCCCGGGTCGCTTCCCCCGGCAATGCATATTTACGTGTTAGAACAGTCACGCTGA
- a CDS encoding glycosyltransferase: MLPKVHIAVTGLQGEAVFSEPFDLLATELAPRLCERGHRVTLYRAAQSGPTCPARPPGLNEAALPGTEATLGRSLTTNLFGTIQACLGSADVLLQVHAGGGWFQWFPHLLGRRIVLQVAGLDALDRRHGPVADAWLRHAATVGCRLASRVVVESEHARRIYERRFGKPCELISYGANLISSTNPALLAPLGLIAGGYYLCVAELLGLERIELIAEGGMRSGTLRPIVVAARQEWPLDHPASESNLTQVTQERLGKSTKVVRVPPDSALWRELLVHAFAYIHSDPPGRPHPMILNALGGGACVLAEDTPYAREVLAEGAYGLFWTASPRNVAEQIRQLEHNPALPERFRQLAKRRIQERYSWDRITDEYERLLVQVCSESARPTERES, translated from the coding sequence ATGTTGCCCAAGGTCCATATCGCCGTCACGGGTTTGCAGGGTGAAGCGGTTTTTTCCGAACCGTTCGACCTGCTCGCGACTGAGTTGGCGCCGCGTCTGTGCGAGCGAGGTCACCGCGTCACGTTGTACCGTGCCGCTCAGTCCGGGCCAACGTGCCCGGCCCGGCCGCCGGGGCTGAACGAAGCGGCGCTGCCGGGCACTGAGGCGACGCTGGGCCGGAGTCTGACTACGAACCTGTTTGGCACGATCCAGGCCTGCCTTGGTTCCGCCGACGTTCTGTTGCAAGTGCACGCCGGGGGTGGCTGGTTCCAGTGGTTCCCGCACCTGCTCGGGCGCCGCATCGTTTTGCAGGTGGCCGGCCTGGATGCGCTTGACCGGCGGCACGGCCCGGTCGCGGACGCCTGGTTGCGGCACGCCGCCACCGTCGGATGCCGGCTCGCTTCCCGGGTGGTGGTTGAGTCGGAGCATGCCCGTCGCATTTACGAGCGCCGCTTCGGTAAACCGTGTGAACTCATCAGTTACGGTGCGAACCTGATCAGTTCGACGAACCCGGCGTTGCTGGCGCCCCTTGGCCTCATTGCCGGCGGTTATTACCTCTGCGTGGCCGAGCTCCTCGGCCTCGAGCGGATCGAGCTCATCGCGGAAGGGGGCATGCGATCCGGCACCCTTCGGCCGATCGTGGTGGCGGCCCGGCAGGAATGGCCGCTGGACCATCCTGCCTCCGAGAGTAATCTCACGCAGGTAACCCAGGAAAGACTCGGCAAATCCACGAAGGTAGTCAGGGTTCCGCCAGATTCGGCGTTATGGCGGGAGTTGCTGGTCCATGCCTTCGCCTATATCCACAGTGATCCGCCCGGCAGGCCTCACCCGATGATCCTCAATGCCCTGGGCGGCGGTGCCTGCGTACTGGCCGAAGACACTCCGTATGCCCGTGAAGTGCTCGCGGAAGGTGCCTACGGCCTTTTCTGGACCGCATCACCGAGGAACGTGGCAGAGCAGATCCGGCAACTCGAGCACAACCCGGCGTTACCGGAAAGATTTCGCCAGCTTGCCAAACGCCGCATCCAGGAACGCTATTCATGGGACCGGATCACAGACGAATACGAGCGGCTTCTGGTCCAGGTCTGCTCAGAATCCGCGCGTCCCACGGAGAGAGAAAGTTAG